TTCCTTAGAGGTGAAGCGTTTCGTGAGCAGATAGACTCCCGATGGCACGAGCCAAGGGCGGGTTTCATCATTGTCGACGATGGCATTTGGCTTGCGAGCCTCCGGTTTCGGCCAATTCACTGTTCCGTGGTTGAAGTGGCAGGGATAGAGCAATGGCACCGTTCCGCTTTCGGCTTCCTTCCGCAGGGCCGATTTGAGGCGGAAATCAACCACTCTCCCCGTCGAGACGGTCACGCCCAACGAGGCCAAAGTGGATTTGAGGATACCCATCGCTTCTTTTGCCTCTGCGTGGCCTTCTGCGGAAGGGATGTGAATGAACTTCTCGACATCCTGGGGATGAACGATCTCCACGAAAGGAATGGAAGCTTCAGAGATCACGCCCCCCAACTCTCCGCTACTGCTAGAGACGACCAACTGTCGGGGTTGCTTCCGGCCCTTCACCGCATGGAAAATGATGTTCTCTTGAAGCACGCTGTCCTCGCGGAAGGCTGCCTTCCGAGATTCAAAAACGTGAATCCGACGGAGTTCCATCCCAGCTAGGAAATCTTCGCGGAATGGCCGAAAATAGGGCCCATTGCAGAAGCTCCTCGGCGTAATCCCCACAAGTTGACCACCAGGAACCAACAAGCGCTGGATGAGCGCAATGAATCCGGTGTAGAGGTTGCTGGTTTCGACTCCGACGGAACGCAGTGAGCGCCTCTCGGGTGATCCCGTATTGATCTTGCGATATGGCGGATTCGCAATGGCAGCATCAAATTCCGGAGGCCCTTTCCCGAAAAGATCCCCGGCCAACCGGACCGACATCTCTTGGATGAAATCAGTCGCGTGAATGGTGAAGGTGAAGCGAATGCCCGCCTTTTTGCACCGACGCTGACATTCACGCATGGTTGCCGAAAGGGCGTCTAGAATATGAGGATCAAGCTCGTAAGCCGTAGTTTCGATAGCCCGAACCCCATGATCCTCCTCGCACAGCCTCGAAACAAATGCACTGGTGAGTGCTCCAGCTCCAGCTCCGGCGTCTAAAAGTCGGACTATGCTGGGGAGCGGTCCGAAGATAGAAGCCATGAAGCCAGCCACCGGAGGGGAAGTCAGAAACTGGCCAAGTTCCTCCTTCCTGCTCCTTGGATCGACAGCGATGACCTTCATTCCTTGAGATTGTTCCAACTACCCTAGGCGGATGCTAGGGAACTCGATGACCGTGGTCAATTGAACGCTCCACGAAATTGTCTAATGCCTTGAATCTACTCTCGATCTGATGCGATGCCCGGTCAGCCCCGAGGCTTCGCTACAGATGCCTTAAAGATGCCAGATTTGTTCGACTCTGCCTCCACTTGGGTGTACCCCGGCCGGTGCTTGTAGAAGCGGAAGGATGGCACCTGGGTGGCGTCCCAATTCGCAGGCAGTAACGCAATCAATCGAATGGAACCAAAAATACTCCACGCACATGGACTCCCTCGTGAAATCACTCGGTGGACTGGTGACACCGGAGATCGCCGGCAAGCTGGCGAAGTTCCTCGGCATCGATGCCGGGTTGGTCGATAGGGCGGTGAAAATTCTCAGCGCCCTCGCCGTCGGAAGCATGGCCCGCAAGGTGGCAACGCCCGAAGGGGCCGCCGCCGCGATGCAGGCCCTGCCGCAAAAGGAGGAGCCGGGCCTGATGAGCTCCCTCTTCTCCGCGTTGAAGGGAAACATTCCCACCGAAACCCCGGCGGATAAAATGCACTCGATGTTCGGCTGCGGGGTGAACTCGATGGTCTCCGCCCTGAGCAAGAAGATGGGCTTCGACCTGGCACCGCTGGCCGGGATGTTGACCCCGCTGATGAGCCAGCATCTGGCGAAGGAAGCACGCGACCGGAACCTCGATGCCACCGGCTTCGCCAAGATGCTGCAGCAGGGAAACGATGAGTTCCTCGCCGATCCCTCCAATGCCGGCCTCGCGACCATGGTCCGCAGCGCGATGGAAGTGGGCGATCAGGCGGAAAGCCTCCGCTCCCAATTCACCGAGCACGAGCTGGAGGAAATCCACATCGCGCCCATGGCCGCCTATTGCCTGGTCGCGAAGGCCTCGCCCTCCGGCATCAAGGGCTCCATGGAAGAGATGAAGGCCGCCAACCAAGTCAGCATCGAGCTGCTCAAGGACGTTGCCCCGATTTCCCTCCTCGGCACCCTCTTCGGCGGCGGCCTGACCTCTGCCGAGGCGCAAGAGCTGAAGCGAGAGACGGAACGCGACGAACAACTGCTCCAGACGATCCGCGAAAGCACCTCGCTGATGCGCACCAAGGCACCGGACGAGGCGGAGACCTTCCGCAAGCTCGTCAACGACGTCGCCCGCAAGACAGCCGAAGCCAGCAAGGAAGGCGGCTTCCTCGGCTTCGGAGGCAAGCAAGTCAGCGACAAGGAGAAGATGGCGCTCGAAAAAGTTGCCGCGGCGCTCGTCTAGCGCGCTTCGCGAAATCACAAAATCATTAACCGGTCCGCGCGCCTTGCGTGGATGGGTCTGTAGTTGGCGAGGTCTCACTGGGTGGGCCCTCGCCTTTCAGTGGCTGCTCGCAGGTGGGTCCGCCCGGAACTTTCCCATCCACCTCCCGCGCGCCTCGCACTTCGATTGAGGATTGGAATATCAGTGATTGGTGATTTCCTCCCGAAATGGATTCCCTCGTG
This portion of the Luteolibacter luteus genome encodes:
- a CDS encoding Eco57I restriction-modification methylase domain-containing protein is translated as MKVIAVDPRSRKEELGQFLTSPPVAGFMASIFGPLPSIVRLLDAGAGAGALTSAFVSRLCEEDHGVRAIETTAYELDPHILDALSATMRECQRRCKKAGIRFTFTIHATDFIQEMSVRLAGDLFGKGPPEFDAAIANPPYRKINTGSPERRSLRSVGVETSNLYTGFIALIQRLLVPGGQLVGITPRSFCNGPYFRPFREDFLAGMELRRIHVFESRKAAFREDSVLQENIIFHAVKGRKQPRQLVVSSSSGELGGVISEASIPFVEIVHPQDVEKFIHIPSAEGHAEAKEAMGILKSTLASLGVTVSTGRVVDFRLKSALRKEAESGTVPLLYPCHFNHGTVNWPKPEARKPNAIVDNDETRPWLVPSGVYLLTKRFTSKEERRRVVACLFEPELVEAEWIGIENHLNYFHASGHGLDRSLARGLFAFLNSTMVDQYFRRFSGHTQVNATDIRTLAYPDRHILEAMGSEMKALDLSQDEIDQLVSRHLHGNR
- a CDS encoding DUF937 domain-containing protein, which gives rise to MDSLVKSLGGLVTPEIAGKLAKFLGIDAGLVDRAVKILSALAVGSMARKVATPEGAAAAMQALPQKEEPGLMSSLFSALKGNIPTETPADKMHSMFGCGVNSMVSALSKKMGFDLAPLAGMLTPLMSQHLAKEARDRNLDATGFAKMLQQGNDEFLADPSNAGLATMVRSAMEVGDQAESLRSQFTEHELEEIHIAPMAAYCLVAKASPSGIKGSMEEMKAANQVSIELLKDVAPISLLGTLFGGGLTSAEAQELKRETERDEQLLQTIRESTSLMRTKAPDEAETFRKLVNDVARKTAEASKEGGFLGFGGKQVSDKEKMALEKVAAALV